In Carettochelys insculpta isolate YL-2023 chromosome 11, ASM3395843v1, whole genome shotgun sequence, a genomic segment contains:
- the CNBP gene encoding CCHC-type zinc finger nucleic acid binding protein isoform X2: MSSNECFKCGRTGHWARECPTGIGRGRGMRSRGRGFQFMSSSLPDICYRCGESGHLAKDCDLQEDACYNCGRGGHIAKDCKEPKREREQCCYNCGKPGHLARDCDHADEQKCYSCGEFGHIQKDCTKVKCYRCGETGHVAINCSKTSEVNCYRCGESGHLARECTIEATA; the protein is encoded by the exons ATGAGCAGCAACGAGTGCTTCAAGTGTGGACGTACTGGCCATTGGGCTCGGGAATGCCCTACTGGAATTGGCCGTGGCCGTGGGATGCGAAGCCGTGGCAGAG GCTTCCAGTTCATGTCTTCATCTCTCCCAGACATCTGTTATCGTTGTGGGGAGTCTGGCCATCTTGCCAAGGACTGTGATCTTCAGGAGGATG CCTGCTATAACTGCGGCAGAGGTGGCCATATTGCTAAGGACTGCAAGGAGccgaagagagagagagagcagtgctGCTACAACTGTGGCAAACCTGGCCATCTGGCTCGTGACTGTGACCATGCAGATGAGCAGAAATGCTACTCTTGTGGGGAGTTTGGACACATTCAAAAAGACTGTACCAAAGTTAAGTGCTATAG GTGTGGTGAAACTGGCCATGTAGCCATCAACTGCAGCAAGACAAGTGAGGTCAACTGCTATCGCTGTGGCGAGTCAGGGCACCTTGCACGGGAATGCACAATTGAGGCTACAGCTTAA
- the CNBP gene encoding CCHC-type zinc finger nucleic acid binding protein isoform X1 gives MSSNECFKCGRTGHWARECPTGIGRGRGMRSRGRGFQFMSSSLPDICYRCGESGHLAKDCDLQEDEACYNCGRGGHIAKDCKEPKREREQCCYNCGKPGHLARDCDHADEQKCYSCGEFGHIQKDCTKVKCYRCGETGHVAINCSKTSEVNCYRCGESGHLARECTIEATA, from the exons ATGAGCAGCAACGAGTGCTTCAAGTGTGGACGTACTGGCCATTGGGCTCGGGAATGCCCTACTGGAATTGGCCGTGGCCGTGGGATGCGAAGCCGTGGCAGAG GCTTCCAGTTCATGTCTTCATCTCTCCCAGACATCTGTTATCGTTGTGGGGAGTCTGGCCATCTTGCCAAGGACTGTGATCTTCAGGAGGAT GAAGCCTGCTATAACTGCGGCAGAGGTGGCCATATTGCTAAGGACTGCAAGGAGccgaagagagagagagagcagtgctGCTACAACTGTGGCAAACCTGGCCATCTGGCTCGTGACTGTGACCATGCAGATGAGCAGAAATGCTACTCTTGTGGGGAGTTTGGACACATTCAAAAAGACTGTACCAAAGTTAAGTGCTATAG GTGTGGTGAAACTGGCCATGTAGCCATCAACTGCAGCAAGACAAGTGAGGTCAACTGCTATCGCTGTGGCGAGTCAGGGCACCTTGCACGGGAATGCACAATTGAGGCTACAGCTTAA